The Cellulophaga sp. L1A9 genome window below encodes:
- a CDS encoding DUF2795 domain-containing protein produces the protein MYWTLELASYLSDAPWPATKDELIDYAIRTGAPLEVVENLQSMEEEGGEIYESIEEIWPDYPTEEDYLWNEDEY, from the coding sequence ATGTATTGGACTTTAGAATTAGCATCTTACTTAAGCGATGCACCTTGGCCAGCTACCAAAGACGAATTGATCGATTACGCAATTAGAACCGGAGCTCCACTTGAGGTTGTAGAAAATCTACAGTCTATGGAAGAAGAAGGCGGTGAAATTTACGAATCTATCGAAGAAATTTGGCCAGACTACCCAACGGAAGAAGATTACCTCTGGAACGAGGACGAATATTAA
- a CDS encoding cob(I)yrinic acid a,c-diamide adenosyltransferase — protein MKIYTKTGDKGTTALFGGTRVAKHHIRIESYGTVDELNSWIGLIRDQEIDSHSKDILTIIQHKLFIAGAILATAPEKAVLKNGKERLNIDKISANDILLLEQEMDAIEANLPPMTHFILPGGHTTVSYCHIARTVCRRAERISSHLNENEPIEANVLRYLNRLSDYLFMLGRGLSAHLNVEEIKWIPEKK, from the coding sequence ATGAAGATTTATACAAAAACAGGAGATAAAGGCACAACAGCACTTTTCGGAGGCACTCGCGTAGCAAAACATCATATTAGAATTGAAAGCTATGGAACTGTTGATGAATTAAATTCTTGGATTGGATTGATTAGAGATCAAGAAATAGATTCGCATTCTAAAGATATCCTTACTATAATTCAACATAAATTATTTATTGCCGGTGCAATTTTAGCCACAGCCCCTGAAAAAGCTGTGCTAAAAAACGGAAAAGAACGCTTAAATATTGATAAAATTAGCGCTAATGATATTTTACTTCTAGAACAAGAAATGGATGCAATAGAGGCTAACTTACCACCTATGACACATTTTATTTTACCTGGAGGCCATACAACGGTGTCATACTGTCATATTGCCAGAACGGTATGTAGAAGAGCCGAGCGCATTTCATCCCACTTAAATGAAAATGAACCCATTGAAGCAAATGTTTTACGTTACCTCAATAGATTGTCAGATTATCTCTTTATGTTAGGTCGCGGTTTATCTGCACATTTAAACGTTGAAGAAATAAAATGGATTCCAGAAAAAAAATAA